From Bicyclus anynana chromosome 7, ilBicAnyn1.1, whole genome shotgun sequence, the proteins below share one genomic window:
- the LOC112052902 gene encoding uncharacterized protein LOC112052902: MKMWQQYFLVCLGATSIAAVKIPLQPLESKHTITEILPNVNEQIESLPIYYETEDNNGAHSMEAIRDVPTPATYLLPPSPDKQNEYFVKPTEPGEQTEWYPIATPAKQEEIIHQEHSDEEKTNLRSGKSLHRGQVITVPSRNLLPPRENAQHDFIVMSLSPDLELPSEEIDHTLNQHVNIELPVLRPPLEKPYTANFRVNPSLVPFIMPPKNVQAFKNPTRLYPKKYVNEFKPIPIPVAQYKEESEDLPTVKPQSQDAIVYHSDYLTPSKEKKNYVYEETQKKHKNRQEIAKPEAAQGEEIRPAEQDTSESIHRYPGNHVRPTQSRKESVKHKPVNKSKGERTEFRMHGMKGPNSYQFGYDTGKGKNRQFRYEERDNDGHVRGHYGYVDKFGKLRVVNYDADPELGFRAEAPVVKD, from the exons GTTTGTTTAGGCGCCACATCAATAGCAGCAGTTAAAATACCATTACAACCGTTAGAAAGTAAACATACAATCACAGAAATATTACCAAACGtcaatgaacaaatagagtcaCTACCGATTTACTATGAAACAGAAGACAACAATGGCGCTCATAGCATGGAAGCGATTCGTGATGTACCTACTCCTGCTACATACTTACTACCACCGTCTCCTGACAAACAGAACGAATACTTTGTGAAACCTACAGAACCGGGCGAACAAACCGAATGGTATCCAATAGCAACACCGGCGAAGCAAGAAGAAATAATTCATCAAGAACATTCTGATGAAGAAAAAACCAATTTGAGATCAGGGAAATCTCTACACAGGGGTCAAGTTATAACAGTGCCATCAAGAAATCTGTTACCACCACGAGAAAATGCACAACATGATTTCATAGTAATGTCTCTCTCTCCAGATCTGGAATTGCCATCAGAAGAAATAGACCACACATTGAATCAACATGTAAATATAGAACTGCCAGTTTTGAGACCGCCTTTAGAGAAACCATACACTGCGAATTTTAGAGTGAATCCCTCGCTTGTACCATTTATCATGCCACCAAAAAATGTTCAAGCCTTCAAAAACCCGACAAGGTTGTACCCGAAAAAGTACGTCAACGAATTTAAGCCCATACCCATACCAGTAGCGCAATACAAAGAGGAATCTGAAGACTTGCCTACCGTTAAACCTCAATCTCAAGATGCAATTGTATACCACAGCGATTATTTGACACCCTCCAAAGAGAAGAAGAATTATGTATACGAAGAAACCCAGAAGAAGCACAAAAATCGACAAGAAATTGCAAAG ccCGAAGCTGCACAAGGTGAAGAAATAAGACCTGCAGAGCAAGATACTTCGGAATCTATCCACAGATATCCTGGAA ATCACGTACGTCCTACACAGTCGAGAAAAGAGTCGGTCAAGCATAAACCAGTGAACAAGTCCAAAGGAGAGCGCACAGAGTTTCGGATGCACGGAATGAAAGGTCCTAACAGCTATCAGTTCGGCTACGACACTGGAAAAGG taaaaatcgCCAGTTCCGGTACGAGGAACGAGACAATGATGGTCACGTGAGAGGACACTATGGATACGTAGACAAGTTCGGAAAGCTTCGCGTGGTCAACTACGACGCCGATCCTGAACTTGGGTTCCGCGCTGAAGCGCCAGTTGTTAAGGACTga
- the LOC112052901 gene encoding deoxyribose-phosphate aldolase, producing the protein MVRVIAESLDTTILNNVFVDKTNVEAQIERILQKYPVLESNSSNYMQWLLKAVTLIDLTTLSGDDTRSNVTRLCVKAANPLAYMDKSAKIRTAAVCVYPSRVSDAHNAIKRMGLTAEIQVAAVATGFPSGQYPIHTRLQEIKYATEMGATEIDVVLDRSLVLMGKWDTLYKEVVQMKAMCGAAHLKVILGVGELGTYENVYKASMVSMLAGADFIKTSTGKEAVNATLPVGLVMCRAIRNYYKMTGTKVGLKPAGGIKTSRDAVNWLVLVHTELGPEWLTPELFRIGASSLLDVLEKDIKDIYIKGTLTFRV; encoded by the exons atgGTGCGAGTCATAGCGGAAAGTTTAG ATACGACAATATTGAACAATGTTTTCGTAGACAAAACAAATGTTGAAGCTCAAATAGAGAGAATACTTCAGAAATATCCAGTGCTCGAGTCTAACAGTAGTAATTATATGCAATGGTTACTTAAAGCTGTAACTTTGATCGACCTCACAACACTCTCGGGGGATGATACTCGCTCTAATGTCACCAGGCTGTGTGTTAAG GCTGCCAATCCACTAGCATATATGGACAAAAGCGCAAAAATCAGAACAGCAGCTGTGTGTGTGTATCCAAGCAGAGTAAGTGATGCACACAATGCCATCAAAAGAATGGGCCTCACTGCAGAAATCCAAGTAGCTGCAG TCGCAACTGGCTTTCCATCAGGCCAATATCCTATACACACCAGGCTGCAAGAGATCAAATATGCCACAGAAATGGGTGCTACAGAGATAGATGTAGTTCTAGACCGCAGCCTGGTTCTGATGGGGAAGTGGGACACTTTGTACAAAGAGGTTGTACAGATGAAGGCAATGTGTGGAGCTGCTCATTTGAAAGTCATCCTCGGAGTGGGTGAACTCGGTACATatgaaaat GTGTACAAGGCATCAATGGTGTCCATGTTGGCGGGGGCGGACTTCATTAAAACCTCGACAGGGAAAGAGGCCGTGAATGCAACTTTGCCTGTGGGACTGGTCATGTGCAGGGCTATACGGAACTACTACAAGATGACGGGTACCAAG GTAGGGTTAAAACCAGCCGGGGGCATAAAGACGTCCCGTGATGCAGTCAACTGGTTAGTGTTGGTGCACACTGAGCTGGGGCCTGAGTGGCTCACACCGGAGCTCTTCCGCATTGGAGCCTCCAGCCTCCTCGACGTCTTGGAGAAAGatataaaagatatatacaTTAAAGGTACTTTAACTTTTAGGGTATAA